From a single Sediminibacterium sp. KACHI17 genomic region:
- the tyrS gene encoding tyrosine--tRNA ligase — translation MTLIEELRWRGMIQDIMPGTEELLQKEMVSGYIGFDPTSDSLHIGSLVPILLLVHLQRAGHKPMALVGGATGMVGDPTGKSEERNLLSEEVLLHNQEGVRKQLEKFLDFDPAKPNAAVMLNNYDWFKDISFLSFIRDAGKHITVNYMMAKDSVKKRLEGETGMSFTEFTYQLIQGYDFYWLYQNKGCKLQMGGSDQWGNITTGTELIRRKAGGEAFAFTCPLIKKSDGGKFGKTEKGNVWLDAKKTSPYQFYQFWLNASDEDAKTWIKIFTLLPVAEIEALIATHDTAPHQRALQKKLAEELTCFVHSKADYDFAVKASEILFGNATTEVLQSLSEEQLLQVMEGVPTVEISKAQLDAGYDLVSFLAETNIFPSKGEARKMWQSGGVGLNKEKISSEKTSLTSADLLQHKYLLIQKGKKNYFLVKAI, via the coding sequence ATGACATTAATTGAAGAGCTGCGTTGGAGAGGAATGATTCAGGATATCATGCCCGGAACAGAAGAGCTATTACAAAAAGAAATGGTTTCCGGATATATTGGATTCGACCCCACTTCTGATAGTTTACATATCGGCAGTTTGGTTCCTATATTATTATTAGTGCACTTACAGCGTGCCGGACATAAACCCATGGCATTGGTAGGTGGTGCTACAGGTATGGTAGGCGATCCTACCGGAAAAAGCGAAGAGCGTAATTTATTGAGTGAAGAAGTATTGCTCCACAACCAGGAAGGTGTTCGCAAGCAATTAGAAAAATTCCTTGACTTTGATCCAGCGAAGCCAAACGCTGCCGTGATGCTGAATAACTATGACTGGTTTAAAGATATCAGCTTCCTAAGCTTTATCCGCGATGCCGGTAAGCATATCACTGTTAATTATATGATGGCCAAAGACAGTGTGAAGAAGAGATTGGAAGGCGAAACAGGCATGAGCTTTACAGAATTTACCTACCAGTTGATCCAGGGCTACGACTTTTATTGGTTATACCAAAACAAAGGATGCAAACTGCAGATGGGTGGCAGCGATCAGTGGGGTAATATCACAACCGGTACAGAATTGATCCGTAGAAAAGCAGGCGGCGAAGCTTTTGCGTTTACTTGTCCATTGATAAAAAAATCCGATGGAGGTAAATTTGGTAAAACTGAAAAAGGGAATGTATGGTTGGATGCCAAAAAAACATCCCCCTACCAATTCTACCAATTCTGGTTGAACGCCAGCGATGAGGATGCTAAGACCTGGATCAAAATATTCACCCTATTACCTGTTGCAGAAATAGAAGCATTGATCGCAACACATGATACAGCTCCACATCAACGTGCATTACAGAAAAAACTAGCAGAAGAACTGACCTGCTTTGTTCATAGCAAAGCAGATTATGATTTTGCAGTAAAGGCTTCTGAGATCCTTTTCGGAAACGCCACTACAGAAGTTTTGCAAAGCTTAAGTGAAGAGCAATTATTGCAGGTAATGGAAGGTGTTCCTACCGTTGAGATCAGCAAAGCACAATTGGATGCAGGGTATGATCTTGTCAGCTTCCTTGCTGAGACCAATATCTTCCCCAGCAAAGGAGAAGCCCGCAAAATGTGGCAGTCTGGAGGTGTTGGGTTGAATAAAGAAAAAATTTCTTCAGAAAAAACATCCCTTACTAGTGCTGACCTGTTGCAGCATAAATACCTGTTGATACAAAAAGGGAAAAAGAATTATTTCCTCGTAAAAGCGATTTGA
- a CDS encoding RDD family protein has translation MRKVGEGTRTLNFLIDTVVILFLAIGLNKGWTFYVRYWGYPYLNFGWIFFGTLFVYYSFFETIFQKSPAKWLSYSKVVNKEGKRAAFWRILLRSLTRITVIDLFFIPILGKPLHDWVSGTEVVSSE, from the coding sequence ATGCGAAAAGTTGGTGAAGGTACCCGTACCCTGAATTTTTTGATCGACACTGTGGTGATCTTGTTCTTGGCCATCGGCTTGAACAAGGGCTGGACTTTTTACGTTCGTTATTGGGGATATCCATATCTGAATTTCGGATGGATATTTTTCGGGACTTTGTTTGTGTACTATAGTTTTTTTGAGACCATCTTCCAAAAGAGCCCTGCGAAATGGCTTAGTTACTCCAAAGTGGTCAATAAAGAAGGTAAAAGAGCCGCTTTCTGGCGTATCCTCCTGCGCAGCCTCACAAGAATCACGGTCATCGACCTCTTTTTCATCCCCATCCTGGGTAAGCCCCTGCATGATTGGGTGAGTGGTACTGAGGTGGTGAGTAGTGAGTAG
- the hscA gene encoding Fe-S protein assembly chaperone HscA: MAKIGINIATGSLQQAEMIVGIDLGTTNSLVAIIHPESKVPVALKEFNSSSLVPSVVHFDGFGNPEVGEAAKQYLETDPANTIFSAKRLMGKSYRDVKEHADLFTYKVIDDDTESLVKVQVGDKFYSPIDLSSFILKELKERAEHILKTPVNKAVITVPAYFNDAQRQATRDAGKLAGLDVLRIINEPTAASLAYGLGINKYEEKTIAVYDLGGGTFDISILKIANGIFEVLSTNGDTYLGGDDLDRAIVQHWIKKVGIDHNGLKINKILAQSLRLKAEEAKKYLSDHTVFQAELNGDQLSLSRDEFNSLIQPLIDRTIDCCKKAMTDAGLQTNDIDTVVMVGGSTRVPAVKEAVSTFFGKPVNDEVNPDEVVALGAAVQADILAGNNTDFLLLDITPLSLGIETMGGLMDVLIPRNSKIPSRVGRQYTTHKDGQSGMRISVYQGERDLVKDNRKLAEFNLTGIPGMPAGLPKVEVQFLIDADGILVVKAKELRSGVEQSIEVKPQYGLTDQEVEQMLLDSITHAKDDMVTRALVEARTEGEQILGVTEKFIAKNPDLMTKEEMLATANAMQALQLALTMEDKNLIQSKIEELNEITRPFAERAMDQAVGAALKGKTL, encoded by the coding sequence ATGGCAAAGATTGGGATCAATATTGCAACAGGTAGTTTACAACAGGCTGAAATGATCGTAGGGATAGACCTTGGTACCACCAATAGTCTGGTGGCGATCATACATCCGGAAAGCAAGGTTCCGGTTGCTTTAAAGGAATTCAATTCCAGCAGCTTGGTGCCTAGTGTGGTGCATTTCGATGGATTTGGTAATCCTGAAGTGGGAGAGGCCGCTAAGCAGTATTTGGAAACCGATCCTGCCAATACCATTTTCAGTGCTAAAAGACTAATGGGTAAAAGCTATAGAGATGTAAAAGAGCATGCTGATCTTTTCACCTATAAAGTCATTGATGATGATACAGAGAGTTTGGTCAAAGTACAGGTAGGGGATAAATTTTATTCTCCAATTGATCTTTCTTCATTCATTCTCAAAGAGTTAAAAGAAAGAGCTGAACATATACTTAAAACGCCTGTGAACAAAGCGGTCATCACTGTTCCTGCCTATTTCAATGATGCGCAACGTCAGGCAACTCGAGATGCGGGTAAGTTGGCCGGATTGGATGTTTTGCGGATCATTAATGAACCAACGGCTGCAAGTCTGGCCTACGGTTTAGGAATCAATAAGTACGAAGAGAAAACGATCGCTGTTTACGATTTAGGAGGCGGAACATTTGATATTTCTATTTTGAAAATTGCAAATGGCATTTTTGAAGTGCTGAGTACCAATGGTGATACCTATTTAGGTGGTGATGATTTGGATAGAGCGATTGTTCAACATTGGATAAAAAAAGTAGGTATTGATCATAATGGTTTAAAAATCAATAAAATATTAGCACAATCATTAAGATTGAAAGCCGAGGAAGCTAAAAAATATTTGAGTGATCATACTGTGTTTCAGGCTGAGTTGAATGGTGATCAATTGAGTCTTTCTAGAGATGAATTCAACTCATTGATCCAGCCTTTGATCGATCGAACGATCGATTGTTGTAAAAAAGCCATGACCGACGCCGGACTCCAAACCAACGATATTGACACAGTGGTGATGGTGGGAGGGAGTACGCGTGTTCCGGCTGTTAAAGAGGCGGTAAGTACTTTCTTTGGTAAGCCTGTGAACGATGAAGTGAATCCTGATGAAGTAGTTGCTTTGGGTGCGGCAGTTCAGGCAGATATATTGGCTGGAAACAATACAGACTTTCTGTTATTGGATATCACGCCTTTGAGTCTGGGTATCGAAACCATGGGTGGACTAATGGATGTGCTCATTCCGAGAAACTCTAAAATACCTTCGCGGGTAGGCAGACAATATACTACCCATAAAGATGGACAAAGTGGGATGCGTATTTCCGTGTACCAAGGGGAGCGAGATCTGGTAAAGGATAATCGAAAGCTGGCTGAGTTCAATTTGACCGGTATTCCGGGAATGCCAGCAGGATTGCCTAAGGTTGAAGTTCAATTTTTAATAGATGCAGATGGTATTTTAGTAGTGAAAGCCAAAGAGTTACGTAGCGGCGTAGAACAAAGTATTGAAGTGAAACCGCAATATGGGTTGACCGATCAGGAAGTTGAACAAATGTTGCTGGATAGCATCACTCATGCCAAGGATGATATGGTGACCAGGGCTTTGGTGGAAGCCAGAACTGAAGGAGAGCAGATATTGGGAGTGACGGAAAAATTCATTGCCAAGAACCCGGATTTGATGACCAAAGAAGAAATGTTAGCCACTGCGAATGCGATGCAGGCGCTTCAATTGGCTTTAACTATGGAAGATAAAAACTTGATACAGAGTAAGATAGAAGAGTTAAATGAAATAACCAGGCCTTTTGCTGAGCGAGCCATGGACCAGGCCGTGGGAGCAGCGCTAAAAGGGAAGACATTGTAA
- a CDS encoding riboflavin synthase, whose product MFTGIIESIGKVVSLEKNGSNISFWVESPISGELKIDQSVSHEGVCLTVDQLTQGQHRVTAIEETLKKTNLSGWQPGSILNLERCMVMNGRLDGHIVQGHVDCTATCTERKELAGSWEFRFQIPETYAHLIIEKGSISVNGTSLTCFAITNNSFKVAIIPYTFEHTSIQQVMEGSVVNIEFDILGKYIERMRELNR is encoded by the coding sequence ATGTTTACAGGAATCATAGAATCTATTGGCAAAGTCGTTTCACTAGAGAAAAACGGATCTAATATCAGTTTTTGGGTAGAATCCCCCATTTCCGGAGAATTGAAGATCGATCAAAGCGTGAGTCATGAAGGCGTTTGCCTGACCGTTGATCAGCTTACCCAAGGACAGCATAGGGTTACCGCGATTGAAGAAACCCTGAAAAAGACCAATCTATCCGGCTGGCAGCCGGGCAGCATCCTGAATCTTGAAAGATGCATGGTGATGAATGGACGCCTGGATGGACATATCGTTCAAGGCCATGTTGACTGTACCGCTACTTGTACCGAAAGAAAAGAACTGGCAGGGAGCTGGGAGTTCCGCTTTCAGATACCAGAAACCTATGCTCACCTGATTATTGAAAAAGGTTCCATTTCAGTAAATGGTACTAGTCTGACTTGTTTTGCTATCACCAACAATAGTTTCAAAGTAGCTATCATTCCTTACACTTTCGAACACACCAGTATCCAACAGGTGATGGAAGGCAGTGTCGTAAATATTGAATTTGATATTCTGGGGAAATATATTGAGCGGATGAGGGAGTTGAATAGATGA
- the rpsU gene encoding 30S ribosomal protein S21 produces MLIIDSKDCENIDKALKKYKKKFEKSKVLLQLRERQAFTKPSVRRRGEVLKAIYKQQIASGKIEG; encoded by the coding sequence ATGCTTATCATTGATTCAAAAGATTGCGAAAACATCGACAAGGCACTCAAGAAGTACAAGAAGAAGTTCGAAAAGAGCAAAGTATTGTTACAGTTAAGAGAGCGTCAGGCATTCACTAAGCCGTCAGTTAGACGTCGTGGTGAGGTGTTGAAAGCCATCTATAAGCAGCAGATCGCAAGCGGCAAGATCGAAGGATAA
- the xerA gene encoding site-specific tyrosine recombinase/integron integrase, whose product MSQSVYPVIQPFLDHLRFEKRYSQHTLISYQTDLEQFFAYLSSQFDGPSVPEITPMFIRSWLAEMKEDGMESRSLNRKISALKSFFKYQLKNGVIAQSPMTTIVSPKLNKRLPVFVEEKDIRTLFDHVEFSDDWKGRTEKLVMQLFYSTGMRLSELIGLKESQLDASLSQIKVLGKGNKERIIPISQDLVQALQSYIKDKPVAGPKLFQTEKGKSLQPRQVYAFVKQYLAAVTTIQKKSPHILRHSFATHLMNNGADLNAVKELLGHSSLAATQVYTHNTIEKLKEVFKKAHPKA is encoded by the coding sequence ATGTCCCAATCTGTCTACCCGGTCATACAACCTTTTTTAGATCACCTGCGTTTCGAGAAGCGCTATTCCCAGCATACGCTTATTTCTTACCAAACGGATCTGGAGCAGTTCTTTGCGTATCTATCCAGTCAGTTTGATGGACCGTCAGTTCCTGAAATAACACCCATGTTCATTCGCAGTTGGTTAGCAGAAATGAAAGAGGATGGAATGGAGAGCAGAAGTTTGAACCGTAAGATATCCGCACTCAAGTCTTTTTTTAAATACCAGTTGAAGAATGGTGTGATTGCGCAATCGCCAATGACCACCATCGTTTCACCAAAGTTGAATAAGCGACTGCCGGTCTTTGTCGAGGAAAAAGATATCCGCACTTTGTTCGATCATGTAGAATTTTCAGATGATTGGAAGGGGAGAACCGAAAAGTTGGTCATGCAGTTGTTCTATAGCACAGGAATGCGTTTGAGTGAATTGATCGGCTTAAAGGAATCGCAACTGGATGCGTCTTTATCTCAGATCAAGGTATTGGGTAAAGGGAATAAAGAAAGGATCATTCCAATATCCCAGGATCTGGTGCAAGCTTTACAGTCTTATATCAAAGACAAACCTGTTGCAGGACCTAAATTGTTTCAAACAGAAAAGGGTAAGTCGCTGCAACCCAGACAAGTGTATGCTTTTGTAAAGCAGTACCTCGCTGCAGTAACCACCATCCAGAAAAAAAGTCCGCATATTCTCCGGCATAGTTTTGCTACGCACCTGATGAATAATGGAGCCGACCTGAATGCAGTCAAAGAATTATTAGGTCATAGCAGTCTCGCCGCTACACAAGTGTATACACATAATACGATTGAGAAATTAAAAGAAGTGTTTAAGAAGGCGCATCCTAAGGCGTGA
- the raiA gene encoding ribosome-associated translation inhibitor RaiA, whose product MNVNIQTVHFDADDKLVEYVSRKLQKLNTFHDRILKVDVFLKLDNVVHTIKDKIVEIRVHVPRHDFFVKASSKSFEESFDSAMESIVSQIKRKKEKLAA is encoded by the coding sequence ATGAACGTTAACATTCAAACAGTGCACTTTGATGCAGATGACAAATTGGTAGAGTATGTTTCGCGTAAACTCCAAAAATTGAACACTTTTCATGATCGAATTTTGAAAGTGGATGTGTTCTTGAAATTGGATAATGTAGTGCATACGATCAAAGACAAAATCGTGGAGATAAGAGTGCATGTTCCGAGGCATGATTTTTTTGTAAAAGCCTCCTCAAAGTCATTCGAAGAGTCTTTCGACTCGGCCATGGAATCCATTGTATCACAGATCAAACGAAAAAAAGAAAAATTAGCAGCCTAA
- the tuf gene encoding elongation factor Tu — translation MSKETFKREKPHVNVGTIGHVDHGKTTLTAAITDILSKKGLAQAKKYDEIDGAPEEKERGITINTAHVEYQTANRHYAHVDCPGHADYVKNMITGAAQMDGAILVVASTDGPMPQTKEHILLARQVGVPRIVVFMNKVDLVDDVELLELVEMEIRELLSSYGFDGDNTPIIKGSATGALAGEEKWVKCVEELMEAVDTYIPLPPRPVDMPFLMSVEDVFSITGRGTVATGRIERGIIKVGEAVEIVGLMDAPLSSTVTGVEMFKKLLDEGQAGDNAGLLLRGIEKKDIRRGMVICKPGSITPHTDFKGEVYVLSKEEGGRHTPFFNKYRPQFYFRTTDVTGEVTLPEGTEMVMPGDNINLTVKLIQPIAMEKGLKFAIREGGRTVGAGQVTEIIK, via the coding sequence ATGTCTAAAGAGACCTTTAAGAGGGAGAAACCTCACGTAAACGTTGGTACTATTGGTCACGTTGACCACGGTAAAACCACCCTGACTGCTGCCATTACGGACATCTTATCTAAGAAAGGTCTGGCACAGGCTAAGAAGTATGATGAGATCGATGGCGCTCCTGAAGAAAAAGAGCGTGGTATCACTATCAATACTGCTCACGTAGAATATCAAACTGCTAACCGTCACTATGCGCACGTTGACTGTCCTGGTCACGCTGACTATGTGAAGAATATGATTACCGGTGCTGCCCAGATGGATGGTGCGATCCTGGTAGTGGCTTCTACCGATGGTCCGATGCCACAAACAAAAGAGCACATCCTGCTTGCTCGTCAGGTAGGTGTACCTCGTATCGTAGTATTCATGAACAAGGTTGACCTTGTTGATGACGTTGAATTATTGGAGCTGGTTGAAATGGAGATCCGCGAACTGTTATCTTCTTACGGTTTCGATGGTGATAACACTCCAATCATCAAAGGTTCTGCAACTGGCGCTTTGGCTGGTGAAGAAAAATGGGTTAAATGCGTTGAAGAGCTGATGGAAGCTGTAGATACTTACATTCCATTGCCTCCACGTCCAGTAGATATGCCATTCCTGATGTCTGTAGAAGACGTATTCTCGATCACTGGTCGTGGTACTGTAGCTACAGGTCGTATCGAGCGTGGTATCATTAAAGTAGGTGAAGCTGTTGAGATCGTAGGTCTGATGGATGCTCCTCTTTCTTCTACTGTAACAGGTGTTGAAATGTTCAAAAAACTGTTGGATGAAGGTCAGGCTGGTGATAACGCAGGTCTGTTGCTCCGCGGTATTGAAAAGAAAGATATCCGTCGTGGTATGGTAATCTGTAAGCCAGGTTCTATCACTCCACACACTGACTTCAAAGGTGAGGTTTACGTACTGAGCAAAGAAGAAGGTGGACGTCACACTCCATTCTTCAATAAGTACCGTCCTCAGTTCTATTTCCGTACTACTGACGTAACTGGTGAAGTTACTTTGCCAGAAGGAACTGAAATGGTAATGCCTGGTGATAACATCAACCTTACTGTAAAACTGATCCAGCCGATCGCGATGGAGAAAGGTCTGAAATTCGCTATCCGTGAAGGTGGACGTACAGTAGGTGCCGGTCAGGTTACTGAAATCATCAAATAA
- the secE gene encoding preprotein translocase subunit SecE — MNKITTYFKESYQELMEKVTWPTWLQLQQSTVIVLVATVIITALVWVMDFSSNQLLKLVYSLFK, encoded by the coding sequence ATGAACAAAATCACCACATACTTCAAAGAAAGCTATCAGGAACTGATGGAGAAAGTGACCTGGCCTACATGGTTACAACTTCAGCAGAGTACCGTTATTGTACTGGTAGCTACTGTGATCATCACCGCATTGGTTTGGGTGATGGATTTCTCCAGCAATCAGTTGCTGAAACTGGTTTATTCATTATTCAAGTAA
- the nusG gene encoding transcription termination/antitermination protein NusG encodes MEASVVDNNTVETTETPQDNTKWYVLRVVSGKERKVKEYLDKDIIRSGWQEVIKQIFLPMEKVYKVQNGKKVMREKNYFPGYVMMEVLDGKLNDDMVQHISNISNVMHFLTDGKGSKGNIISLRKSEVNKMLGKVDEMNDQGVTMSEPFIIGETIKIIEGPFNDFNGVIEEVNDEKKKLKVTVKIFGRSTPVELNYMQVEKLS; translated from the coding sequence ATGGAAGCATCAGTAGTCGATAATAACACTGTTGAAACCACAGAAACACCACAGGATAATACCAAGTGGTACGTTTTGCGTGTAGTGAGTGGTAAAGAGCGTAAGGTAAAAGAGTATCTAGATAAAGATATTATCCGCAGTGGCTGGCAAGAAGTGATCAAGCAGATCTTCCTTCCCATGGAGAAAGTATACAAAGTGCAGAATGGTAAGAAAGTGATGCGCGAAAAAAACTACTTCCCCGGTTATGTGATGATGGAAGTACTGGATGGCAAACTGAATGATGACATGGTTCAGCACATCAGTAATATCAGTAACGTCATGCACTTCCTGACAGATGGTAAAGGTTCTAAAGGAAATATCATTTCTCTTCGTAAAAGTGAAGTGAATAAGATGTTGGGTAAGGTAGATGAAATGAATGATCAGGGTGTTACCATGAGTGAACCATTCATTATCGGAGAAACCATCAAGATCATTGAAGGTCCTTTCAACGACTTCAACGGCGTGATCGAAGAAGTGAATGATGAAAAGAAAAAATTGAAAGTAACTGTAAAGATCTTCGGTCGCTCTACACCTGTAGAATTGAACTATATGCAGGTAGAAAAACTGAGTTAA
- a CDS encoding DUF1003 domain-containing protein: MPISHFTKQPIREFELIRGHEIRPAIFDLIRTEYPDFTNESCISLEELNKYRRLYLVQLVEEEKGELALLDKDVMQAMKDNLIYAENIEPEIDTNVTIGQRLADRIAEFGGSWFFIISFFCFLAGWIILNVWILANKAFDPYPFILLNLMLSCIAAIQAPVIMMSQNRQEQKDRQRAEHDYKINLKAELEIKLLSEKIDHLLVHQNKKLLEIQEMQIDYLEDLMKKIGKH, from the coding sequence ATGCCGATCAGTCATTTTACTAAACAGCCAATCCGGGAATTTGAATTGATTCGAGGTCATGAGATCCGCCCTGCGATCTTTGATTTGATACGAACTGAATATCCTGATTTTACCAATGAGAGCTGCATCTCTTTAGAAGAACTGAATAAGTACAGAAGACTTTACCTGGTTCAATTAGTGGAGGAGGAAAAAGGAGAGTTGGCTTTACTGGATAAGGATGTTATGCAGGCTATGAAAGACAATCTGATTTACGCAGAGAATATTGAACCGGAAATAGATACAAATGTAACGATCGGACAAAGACTAGCTGATCGTATCGCCGAATTTGGCGGCAGCTGGTTTTTTATCATTTCTTTTTTCTGTTTTTTGGCGGGATGGATTATTTTGAATGTTTGGATACTCGCAAATAAAGCATTTGATCCTTATCCGTTTATTTTATTGAACTTAATGCTTTCTTGTATTGCAGCCATACAGGCGCCAGTTATCATGATGAGTCAGAACAGACAAGAACAGAAAGACCGACAAAGAGCCGAGCATGATTATAAGATCAATTTAAAGGCAGAATTAGAGATCAAATTACTGAGTGAGAAAATCGATCATCTGTTGGTGCACCAAAATAAAAAATTATTGGAGATACAAGAAATGCAAATCGATTATCTGGAAGATCTAATGAAGAAAATTGGTAAACATTAA
- a CDS encoding VOC family protein: MKRTIYPCLWFNNNAAEAANFYCNVFDDAKLLDSNAIVSRIEIGGMTFMMLNGGPKYVMTPAISYFVYCDGEHKIERLYDLLKEGGKVMMPLDKYDWSPRYAWIEDRFGVNWQLDVEAINSPQKIVPNLLFVNSKNSWVHAAREKYTSVFKPSMLLMDMAYPPQAGMPDGSLLFAQFKLNGFIMNAMSSTLQHDYDFSPGNSFVVECDSQEEIDYFWETLGKNGRYDMCGWLADEFGVSWQIVPSMLPQLMSDPEKGPRVIQAFLKMQKFDIQTLLGA; encoded by the coding sequence ATGAAAAGAACAATCTATCCTTGTTTGTGGTTCAATAACAATGCCGCAGAAGCTGCAAACTTTTATTGTAATGTATTTGACGATGCAAAATTACTAGACTCGAACGCTATTGTTAGTCGTATTGAGATAGGGGGTATGACCTTTATGATGTTGAATGGCGGCCCCAAATATGTAATGACACCGGCCATCTCTTATTTTGTGTATTGCGATGGCGAACATAAAATCGAAAGATTATATGATCTTTTGAAAGAAGGTGGCAAAGTAATGATGCCCTTGGATAAATATGACTGGAGTCCACGTTATGCCTGGATCGAAGATCGTTTTGGTGTGAACTGGCAACTGGATGTCGAAGCGATCAATAGTCCACAAAAGATCGTTCCAAACCTCTTGTTTGTGAATTCGAAAAATAGTTGGGTGCATGCTGCGAGAGAAAAGTATACTTCTGTGTTCAAACCATCTATGTTATTAATGGATATGGCATATCCACCTCAAGCAGGGATGCCTGATGGCAGTTTGTTATTTGCACAATTCAAACTCAATGGATTTATCATGAATGCCATGAGTAGTACGCTCCAACACGATTATGATTTTTCGCCAGGTAATTCTTTTGTAGTGGAATGCGATTCTCAGGAAGAGATCGATTATTTCTGGGAAACATTGGGTAAAAATGGTCGTTATGATATGTGTGGCTGGCTGGCAGATGAATTTGGTGTTTCTTGGCAAATTGTTCCATCTATGCTGCCTCAATTAATGAGCGATCCTGAAAAAGGACCTCGTGTCATACAGGCATTTTTAAAAATGCAGAAGTTTGACATACAGACTTTGTTAGGTGCTTGA
- a CDS encoding glycosyltransferase, whose product MSDAFQTFYQLAQENDKVLFHIKTLCDYFADRFPGKMIRTDVIPAGEPTKAFPNPVFSALGLPSMMNRFTYRLTELGLKMWKKPILAIREKAGLSAIFVKPSLPSLYGISEHVLPRPDDYPSNSYFTGFWLDESQQSLDEDLVQFLRSGEPPLLITFGSMPFENKVGLTNLIRSIVVQQKIRVLVIKGWGLNDTNDLEIIDGVKVIHAAPHSVLLPYVKAVVHHGGVGTTAACLSAGKPMFICPILYPFGDQLFWGNIVHQNGWGVKPVPLKKINEKILNEKVRELLHNSTFYTSTEELARRLKEEDGITKAIQFIENDISQSNT is encoded by the coding sequence ATGAGTGATGCATTTCAAACCTTTTATCAACTTGCACAAGAAAACGATAAAGTCTTATTCCATATTAAAACACTCTGTGACTATTTCGCTGATCGATTTCCTGGTAAAATGATCAGAACAGATGTGATTCCTGCAGGGGAACCTACTAAAGCCTTTCCTAATCCTGTTTTCAGTGCTTTGGGATTGCCGTCAATGATGAATAGATTTACTTATCGTTTGACTGAGCTGGGATTAAAAATGTGGAAGAAGCCCATTTTAGCTATTCGCGAGAAAGCAGGACTATCAGCCATATTTGTAAAACCATCACTCCCTTCCTTATATGGAATAAGCGAACATGTATTGCCTAGGCCTGATGATTATCCTTCAAATAGTTATTTTACTGGATTTTGGTTGGATGAAAGTCAACAATCTCTAGACGAAGATCTAGTCCAATTCCTACGATCAGGAGAACCCCCATTGCTTATAACATTCGGCAGTATGCCGTTCGAAAATAAAGTTGGACTTACAAATTTGATCAGATCAATTGTTGTCCAACAAAAAATCAGGGTTCTAGTAATTAAGGGATGGGGGTTGAATGATACCAATGATCTTGAGATTATTGATGGGGTGAAAGTGATTCACGCAGCACCTCACAGTGTATTGCTACCCTATGTAAAAGCAGTTGTCCATCATGGAGGTGTAGGAACAACCGCTGCCTGCTTAAGCGCAGGTAAACCTATGTTCATTTGCCCAATACTTTATCCATTTGGTGATCAGCTGTTTTGGGGAAATATAGTGCATCAAAATGGTTGGGGTGTTAAACCTGTTCCATTAAAAAAAATAAACGAAAAGATATTGAATGAAAAGGTAAGGGAGCTTTTACATAACTCAACTTTTTACACATCTACAGAAGAGCTTGCCCGCCGCTTAAAAGAAGAGGATGGCATCACAAAAGCGATTCAATTTATTGAAAATGATATTTCTCAATCAAACACATAA
- a CDS encoding YqgE/AlgH family protein, with the protein MENASLLGKVIISTPDINDPNFVNTPILLVEHNDRGAVGFVLHFPLKRNLNELSEFINYPPIPIFIGGPVDQENLFFLHRRADLIEGGLWIKDDLYYGGDFQQVLMHLKNQTLTEKDIRLFIGYAGWDPQQLEDEIKEGSWIISEHPTSYVFD; encoded by the coding sequence ATGGAAAATGCTTCATTATTAGGCAAAGTCATTATCAGTACTCCAGATATCAATGATCCCAACTTTGTCAATACTCCTATTCTATTAGTTGAGCATAATGACAGAGGTGCTGTTGGTTTCGTTCTTCATTTTCCATTGAAACGAAATCTGAATGAACTGAGTGAGTTTATCAATTACCCACCTATTCCTATTTTTATTGGCGGTCCTGTAGATCAGGAGAATCTTTTCTTCCTACATCGGAGAGCCGACTTGATTGAAGGTGGATTATGGATCAAAGATGACCTGTATTATGGAGGCGATTTTCAACAGGTATTGATGCACTTAAAAAACCAAACACTTACTGAAAAAGATATTCGTTTATTCATTGGCTATGCCGGATGGGATCCTCAACAATTGGAAGATGAGATCAAAGAAGGAAGTTGGATCATTTCAGAACATCCCACTTCTTATGTGTTTGATTGA